A genomic window from Plasmodium reichenowi strain SY57 chromosome 6, whole genome shotgun sequence includes:
- a CDS encoding 6-pyruvoyltetrahydropterin synthase, with amino-acid sequence MMKEETLNSDNSFAEVCVESPSFSFNCAHFIAYNGFRETLHGHNYNVSLKVRGYVRDDGYVIDFSILKEKVKKVCNRLDHHFILPIYSDVLKFENVKNNIKIICEDNSEYSFPERDCIKLPIKHSSTEEIGQYILNQLIEEMDVSLLKSRHIHYIEISVSESPTQKAIVHKYI; translated from the coding sequence ATGATGAAAGAGGAAACCCTGAATTCAGATAACAGTTTTGCTGAAGTTTGTGTGGAGTCACcttctttttcatttaattgTGCACATTTTATAGCATACAATGGTTTTCGAGAAACCTTACATGGTCATAATTATAACGTCTCTTTAAAAGTTAGAGGATATGTAAGAGATGATGGATATGTAATAGATTTTTCcatattaaaagaaaaagtaaaaaaagTGTGTAATAGATTAGATcatcattttatattaccTATATATAGTGATGTGTTAAAATTtgaaaatgtaaaaaataatataaaaatcatATGTGAAGATAATTCAGAATATTCTTTCCCAGAAAGAGATTGTATAAAACTTCCTATTAAACATTCTTCTACTGAAGAAATTGGACAATACATTCTTAACCAACTAATAGAAGAAATGGATGTTTCCCTTTTAAAATCAAGacatatacattatatagaaataaGTGTCAGTGAATCACCTACCCAAAAGGCCATAGTccacaaatatatataa
- a CDS encoding ribonuclease P protein subunit p29, putative: protein MEDDRSNITYKKRKTSESCFTKSFQSNKSIYRNNDNNYNKKHFVNLNNDEKTYSNNSGLINNNYKKISYENKILDTNYIRNGVNSYNKLAHPFLKEKEKNVESLDSEYDIMRDLELDIPNKIYIHDNLKDIYNDDMNKLKHRKDPHMNKLGLSANEYRTYKITSPNNISYENAEKLNKLWNIYINELIELSYDKELSLDAINDIELNGAYIEVHKSRCSTYIGQRGIIILETHNSFKIVTPKNKVLILLKNKTVFILTIKERQYYLHGIQLLRDPALKSSKKYKILQNRII, encoded by the exons atggaAGATGATCGATCcaatataacatataaaaaaagaaagacAAGCGAAAGTTGTTTCACAAAATCCTTCCAATCtaataaaagtatatatagaaataatgacaataattataataaaaaacattttgTAAATTTGAATAATGATGAGAAAACCTATTCTAATAACTCAGGTCtgattaataataattataaaaaaatatcatatgaaaataaaatattagaCACAAATTATATTAGAAACGGTGTTAATAGTTATAATAAGTTGGCACATCCATTTTTAAAAGAGAAAGAGAAAAATGTTGAGTCTTTGGATAGTGAATATGACATTATGAGG GACCTTGAATTGGATATACCGAATAAAATCTATATCCatgataatttaaaagacatttataatgatgatatgaATAAACTTAAACATAGGAAGGATCCACATATGAACAAATTAGGTTTGTCTGCCAATGAATATAGgacatataaaataacaagtccaaataatatatcttatgAAAATGCCGAGAAgttaaataaattatggaatatttatattaacGAATTAATAGAGTTATCATACGATAAAGAATTATCCTTAGATGCAATTAATGATATAGAATTAAATGGAGCCTATATAGAAGTACACAAATCGCGATGTTCTACATATATAGGACAAAGGggtataataatattagaaACACACAAT TCCTTTAAGATTGTTACACCTAAAAATAAGGTCttgatattattaaaaaataaaacagTTTTTATACTTACGATTAAGGAAAGACAATACTACCTACATGGAATTCAATTGCTGCGTGACCCAGCATTAAAAtcatcaaaaaaatataaaatattacaaaacagaataatttaa
- a CDS encoding acetyl-CoA synthetase, putative — protein MNNLKSHGSQSKVDSDQINGMDIDTNIFLNMNSYPTKEIYDDENNKNDGNHNIKNFQAYKEMYEESINNPEAFWGNLAKNNLIWYKLFTKVFLGNFKKGNINWFVNGKINACENCVDRWVEKDPNKIALIWEQDCPDQYKKITYQRLLEKTCKVANLLKLIGVKKQDTVTIYLPMIPELVYSMLACVRIGAIHNVVFAGYSATSLSDRIIDSRSTVLITSDFGLRGGKLTKLKQIADVAMDMCGMIQTCIVFKNKTKMKDKNIQIKTPMENPIYNFTSFDSNSPQNFTINNSNDFIQIKSTHSHQGDHQNDFSLQQEDNNYTKNSNMSYTTSMYYHDNNINHINTNKNNDHYNNNLNNKNYLNNNINDRSPMYVPTMNHNDNNDDDNNNNNNNNDNNNNNINNNNNVDDDNNSNIQNDQQSYFNQQNNTYNKNDHSDDNNKNKGKTTLHKKITKNNPINHKISYSEKSYSKELINTDMVNNDNQFGDLKTKKKLININNIITCNQNGYSPNKQYFPEPDKNSTSNFDETLCVLKKGRDIDGTALLKNMRSYCPIEYVDSEDFLFLLYTSGSTGKPKGVAHTTAGYLLYAYTTCKYIFDVKENDIFGCVADIGWVTGHTYVLYGPLLNGITTVIFSSIPTYPDCGRYWSLIQTHKVTQFYTAPTALRALMKYGDEWIQKYDLSSCRILGSVGEPINPETWRWYYNVVGKKKCTIVDTYWQTETGGIVIAPIPHLFSMKPGCASLPFLGVQLEILDSKNLQPLSGNNVCGLLCIKSPWPGMLRTVYGNHQRLIKTYFTMCPNYYFTGDGAFRDEDGYYWISGRIDDTLNVAGHRLGAAEIEHALVQHFYIAEAAVVSFHHNVKGEGILCFVVKKKGDIKNYGKGNTDIVNNNNNNRNEVHNNNPFLICSNNITDMEEFKKNFTDEKLIEQLKLYVRQVIGPIATPDLICVVPDLPKTRSGKIIRRILRCIANGITDLGDISTVSNYEVIETINNILIECKKKLKHIEIKK, from the coding sequence ATGAATAATTTGAAGAGTCATGGAAGTCAATCAAAAGTCGACTCTGATCAAATCAACGGTATGGATATAgatacaaatatttttcttaatatGAATTCTTACCCTACCAAGGAAATATATGATGATGAGAATAATAAGAATGATGGAAATcataacataaaaaatttcCAAGCATATAAAGAAATGTATGAAGAGAGTATAAATAATCCAGAAGCTTTTTGGGGAAATTTAGCAaagaataatttaatatggtataaattatttactAAAGTATTTTTAGgtaattttaaaaaaggaaatataaattGGTTTGTTAATGGGAAAATTAATGCTTGTGAAAATTGTGTTGATAGATGGGTTGAAAAAGATCCTAATAAAATTGCACTTATATGGGAACAAGATTGTCCAGatcaatataaaaagattACATATCAGAGATTATTAGAAAAGACTTGTAAAGTAGCTAATTTATTGAAACTTATTGGTGTTAAGAAACAAGACACTGTTACTATTTATTTACCTATGATACCTGAATTGGTTTATTCTATGCTAGCTTGTGTTCGTATTGGAGCTATTCATAATGTAGTTTTCGCTGGTTATTCTGCAACTAGCTTGAGCGATAGAATAATAGATTCTAGATCTACTGTTTTAATTACTTCTGATTTTGGATTGAGAGGTGGGAAATTAACCaaattaaaacaaattGCTGATGTAGCTATGGATATGTGTGGAATGATACAAACATGCATAGtattcaaaaataaaactaaaatgaaagataaaaatatacaaattaaAACACCTATGGAAAATCcaatttataattttacaaGTTTTGATTCTAATAGTCCACAAAATTTTACAATTAATAATTCTAATGATtttattcaaataaaatCAACTCATTCCCATCAAGGTGATCATCAAAATGATTTCTCTCTTCAACAGgaagataataattatacaaaaaacTCTAATATGTCTTATACTACGAGTATGTATTatcatgataataatataaaccATATAAACactaataaaaataacgaccattataacaataatttaaataataaaaattatttaaataataatattaatgatcGAAGCCCTATGTATGTTCCTACCATGAACCATAATGacaataatgatgatgataataataataataataataataatgataataataataataatattaataataataacaatgtagatgatgataacaatagtaatatacaaaatgatCAACAGTCTTATTTTAATcaacaaaataatacatataacaaaaatgatCATTCTGATGAcaataataagaataaaggaaaaacaaccttacataaaaaaattacaaaaaataatccTATAAATCATAAAATTTCTTACTCAGAAAAAAGCTACTCaaaagaattaataaaCACTGACATGGTAAATAACGATAATCAATTTGGTGatttaaaaacaaaaaaaaaacttataaatattaataatattataactTGTAATCAGAATGGATATTCTCCAAATAAACAATATTTTCCTGAACCTGATAAAAATAGCACAAGCAATTTTGATGAAACTTTATgtgttttaaaaaaaggaagAGATATAGATGGTACTGCTTTATTAAAGAATATGAGATCTTATTGTCCTATAGAATATGTAGATAGTGAAgatttcttatttttattatatacatcTGGATCAACTGGTAAACCTAAAGGTGTTGCACATACAACAGCTggatatttattatatgcatatacaacatgtaaatatatatttgatgtaaaagaaaatgatatatttgGTTGTGTAGCAGATATTGGTTGGGTTACCGGACATACATATGTATTGTATGGTCCTTTATTAAATGGTATAACTACagttattttttcttctataCCAACTTATCCAGATTGTGGTAGATACTGGAGTCTAATACAAACGCATAAAGTGACACAATTTTATACGGCTCCAACAGCCTTAAGAGCATTAATGAAATATGGAGATGAATGGatacaaaaatatgatCTATCTTCATGTCGTATTTTGGGAAGTGTGGGTGAACCAATTAATCCAGAAACATGGAGATGGTATTATAATGTAGtagggaaaaaaaaatgtacaaTAGTAGATACATATTGGCAAACGGAAACAGGTGGTATCGTTATAGCACCTATACCACATTTATTTAGTATGAAACCAGGATGTGCTAGTTTACCATTCTTAGGTGTTCAATTAGAAATATTAGATTCAAAAAATTTACAACCTTTAAGTGGTAATAATGTATGTGgtttattatgtataaagAGCCCATGGCCAGGAATGTTACGTACAGTATATGGAAATCATCAGAgattaataaaaacatattttacCATGTGTCctaattattattttaccGGAGATGGAGCATTTAGAGATGAAGATGGATACTACTGGATATCTGGACGAATCGATGATACATTAAATGTAGCAGGGCACAGATTAGGAGCAGCAGAAATTGAACATGCACTAGTtcaacatttttatattgcTGAAGCAGCTGTAGTTTCATTTCATCATAATGTTAAGGGAGAGGGAATTTTATGTTTTGTcgttaaaaaaaaaggagacataaaaaattatggTAAAGGTAATACGGATattgttaataataataacaataatagaaatgaagtacataataataatccATTTCTGATATGCtctaataatattactGATATGGaagaatttaaaaaaaattttactgatgaaaaattaatagaacaactaaaattatatgtaagACAAGTTATTGGACCCATAGCAACACCTGACCTAATTTGTGTTGTTCCAGATTTGCCAAAAACTAGAAGTGgaaaaattattagaaGAATATTGAGATGTATAGCAAATGGTATAACGGATTTAGGAGATATTTCCACTGTCTCTAATTATGAAGTTATTGAAactattaataatatacttattgaatgtaaaaaaaagttaaagCATATTGAAATtaagaaataa